In Bacillus sp. SM2101, a single window of DNA contains:
- a CDS encoding class I SAM-dependent methyltransferase — MNNSYEDVFTEAEQLLKNNQDQDAEEKYLLLYDKAHKELSPIVSFRLGEIYNRKKWVKESSQFHTNAFLQDPLLANKLIPETHPMYHFNYLSFKESEHKVTACPLCSLQGELHSCYNSLTNVDFVQGFNPVRIWMQCRSCNHIFAHNYPIELNKILTNSSPELYFQQRVETLPIIGDIFSNIKRFSKGSKLLDIGTGAGEMAAVAKEFLYSITGVEIRPVYAKHVSDTLEIPIVKTDIMHYETNELYDVIILGDIIEHTPEPLKVLKKVRTLLKKDGILWISTPNFESGYTAIMKDKDAMWRVCEHVNYFSYTSLLKALEISGFVCMEYSASKRFYGSMELIVTKQ; from the coding sequence TTGAATAATAGTTACGAAGATGTCTTTACTGAGGCAGAGCAATTATTAAAAAATAATCAAGACCAAGACGCCGAAGAAAAATATTTACTATTGTACGATAAAGCGCATAAAGAGCTTTCACCCATAGTTTCCTTTCGTTTAGGTGAAATTTATAATAGAAAAAAATGGGTGAAGGAATCGTCACAATTTCACACGAATGCTTTTCTTCAAGACCCCTTGTTAGCTAATAAGCTAATACCAGAAACTCATCCTATGTATCATTTCAACTATCTTTCTTTCAAAGAATCAGAACATAAGGTAACAGCTTGTCCATTATGTTCGTTACAAGGTGAACTGCATTCATGTTATAACTCCCTGACAAATGTAGATTTTGTGCAAGGGTTTAATCCAGTGAGGATATGGATGCAGTGTAGATCTTGTAACCATATCTTTGCTCATAATTATCCAATCGAGCTTAACAAGATTTTAACAAATTCATCTCCAGAATTGTATTTCCAACAAAGGGTTGAAACTTTACCTATTATAGGAGATATCTTTAGTAACATAAAGCGTTTTTCAAAAGGGAGCAAGTTGTTAGATATAGGAACAGGGGCTGGCGAAATGGCTGCTGTCGCTAAAGAGTTTCTCTATAGCATTACTGGAGTAGAAATACGTCCTGTATATGCGAAACATGTTAGTGATACGTTAGAAATACCTATCGTTAAAACTGATATTATGCATTATGAAACTAACGAATTATACGATGTGATCATCTTAGGAGATATTATCGAGCACACACCTGAGCCATTGAAGGTGTTAAAGAAAGTCCGCACTCTGTTGAAAAAAGATGGAATACTATGGATTTCAACACCCAATTTTGAAAGTGGCTATACAGCAATTATGAAGGATAAAGATGCCATGTGGAGAGTTTGCGAACATGTAAATTATTTTTCATATACGTCATTGTTAAAAGCTCTAGAAATAAGCGGTTTTGTATGTATGGAGTACTCTGCTTCAAAAAGGTTTTATGGATCGATGGAGCTTATCGTAACGAAACAATGA
- a CDS encoding HAMP domain-containing sensor histidine kinase, producing the protein MSKFFSQMKHRGIVFKIFVITTLLLLSASLMIYFSIYFFLPGYYKDYKLNRLEIAMSDLIKETEGKTLPEFFEASQQYQDENNAMVYLIDTKSEYGLVTAPKDYLSQKLLETNELEKSISLKERDYIIKISQTLQPVDEAQSAILRFFPYVIIVIFLISILGAMFYARILSKPLLELNSVGKKMAKLDFSTKSEYKAEDEIGELAETLNNMSSRLQRTIDDLHIANELLTKDIEHVKSIEAERKDLFAAISHELKTPITIVKGQLEGMLHRIGIYKDRDSYLKRSLNVMGDLEGLVKEILNLSKIENEGFNPSLTDVNISRTLQDIVYSFSYFSSDKKLNVSLEIDPDIIVQTDKNLLEKGLRNVIHNAMMYSPNEAEIQISCQKEGTNINVAVFNSGVFIEEDHLKTIFEPFNRLEKSRNRNSGGTGIGLYLVKRVFNIIHVQYELKNVKNGVLFTINIPV; encoded by the coding sequence ATGAGTAAATTTTTTAGTCAAATGAAACATAGAGGTATCGTTTTCAAAATCTTTGTTATAACAACGCTATTACTATTAAGTGCTTCTTTAATGATTTACTTTTCAATTTATTTTTTCCTTCCAGGATATTATAAGGATTATAAATTGAATCGATTAGAAATTGCAATGTCTGATTTAATTAAAGAGACTGAAGGTAAGACTTTACCAGAGTTCTTTGAAGCCTCACAACAATATCAGGATGAAAATAATGCAATGGTATACTTAATAGATACGAAAAGCGAATATGGTTTGGTTACAGCTCCAAAAGATTATCTTAGCCAAAAATTATTAGAAACAAATGAATTAGAGAAGTCAATTTCTTTGAAAGAAAGAGATTATATTATTAAAATTTCTCAAACCTTGCAGCCTGTTGATGAAGCTCAAAGTGCTATATTAAGGTTTTTTCCTTATGTAATCATTGTCATTTTTCTCATTTCGATTTTAGGAGCTATGTTTTATGCAAGAATTTTATCCAAGCCTTTACTAGAACTTAACTCAGTAGGGAAAAAAATGGCGAAATTAGATTTCTCAACTAAAAGTGAGTATAAAGCAGAGGATGAAATTGGTGAACTAGCAGAAACCTTAAATAATATGTCATCTAGGTTACAAAGGACAATAGATGATCTTCATATTGCAAATGAATTATTAACAAAAGACATCGAACATGTAAAAAGTATTGAAGCAGAAAGAAAAGATCTATTTGCGGCAATTTCACATGAATTAAAAACCCCGATCACGATCGTAAAAGGTCAACTAGAAGGGATGCTTCATCGTATAGGAATATATAAAGATCGCGATAGTTACTTGAAACGAAGCTTGAACGTGATGGGGGACCTTGAGGGTCTTGTTAAAGAAATTTTGAATCTTTCTAAAATCGAAAATGAAGGGTTTAATCCATCTTTAACTGACGTGAATATATCTAGAACTTTACAGGATATTGTTTATTCTTTTTCCTATTTTTCATCTGACAAAAAATTAAATGTAAGTCTAGAAATTGATCCTGATATAATCGTTCAAACGGATAAAAACCTTTTAGAAAAAGGGCTAAGAAATGTTATTCATAATGCGATGATGTATTCTCCTAATGAAGCAGAAATTCAAATTTCTTGTCAGAAGGAAGGTACAAATATTAACGTAGCTGTATTTAATTCAGGTGTGTTCATTGAAGAAGACCACTTAAAAACAATCTTTGAGCCATTTAATAGATTGGAAAAGTCAAGGAATCGTAATTCTGGTGGTACAGGTATTGGATTGTATCTTGTAAAACGAGTTTTTAATATTATCCATGTACAATATGAATTAAAAAATGTGAAGAATGGCGTATTATTTACGATTAATATTCCAGTATAA